In the Nodosilinea sp. PGN35 genome, one interval contains:
- the glpX gene encoding class II fructose-bisphosphatase translates to MESTLGLEIIEVVEQAAIASSRWMGKGEKNIADQVAVEAMRERMNKIHMRGRIVIGEGERDDAPMLYIGEEVGICTQPNATDFCNPDELLEIDIAVDPCEGTNLVAYGQNGSMAVLAISEKGGLFAAPDFYMKKLAAPAPAKGKVDINKSATENLKILGECLDRAIDELVVVVMKRDRHNDLIKEIRDAGARVKLIADGDVGAAISCAFGGTNTHALMGIGAAPEGVISAAAMRCLGGHFQGQLIYDPAIVKTGLIGESKEANIARLNEMGITDIDKVYDADELASGETVLFAATGITSGELMEGVRFFHGGARTQSLVISSQSKTARFVDTIHMTDAPKSLQLR, encoded by the coding sequence GTGGAAAGTACCCTCGGTCTTGAGATTATTGAGGTTGTCGAACAGGCTGCGATCGCATCGTCCCGGTGGATGGGCAAGGGCGAAAAAAACATCGCTGACCAGGTGGCCGTAGAAGCCATGCGGGAGCGGATGAACAAGATCCACATGCGCGGTCGCATCGTGATCGGCGAGGGTGAGCGGGACGATGCTCCGATGCTCTACATCGGTGAAGAGGTGGGCATTTGCACCCAGCCCAACGCCACCGACTTCTGCAACCCCGACGAACTGCTGGAAATTGACATCGCTGTTGACCCCTGTGAAGGCACTAACCTGGTGGCCTACGGTCAAAACGGCTCGATGGCGGTGCTGGCTATCTCCGAAAAGGGCGGCCTGTTTGCGGCCCCCGACTTTTACATGAAGAAGCTGGCCGCCCCCGCCCCCGCCAAGGGCAAGGTGGACATCAATAAGTCTGCCACCGAAAACCTGAAGATTTTGGGTGAATGCCTCGATCGCGCCATCGACGAGCTGGTAGTGGTGGTGATGAAGCGCGATCGCCACAACGATCTGATCAAAGAAATTCGCGACGCCGGGGCCCGGGTCAAGCTGATTGCCGATGGCGACGTTGGCGCGGCTATTTCCTGCGCCTTTGGGGGTACCAACACCCACGCCCTGATGGGCATTGGGGCAGCTCCCGAGGGGGTGATTAGCGCCGCCGCCATGCGCTGTCTGGGGGGGCACTTCCAGGGTCAGCTAATCTATGACCCCGCCATCGTCAAAACCGGCCTGATTGGCGAGAGCAAAGAGGCTAACATTGCCCGCCTGAACGAAATGGGCATTACTGACATCGACAAGGTCTACGACGCCGACGAACTGGCCTCCGGTGAAACCGTGCTGTTCGCCGCCACCGGCATTACCTCCGGCGAACTGATGGAAGGGGTACGCTTCTTCCACGGCGGGGCGCGCACCCAGTCTTTGGTGATCTCCAGCCAGTCCAAAACCGCTCGGTTTGTGGATACTATCCACATGACGGACGCTCCTAAGTCTCTCCAGCTGCGGTAA